A window of the Blattabacterium cuenoti genome harbors these coding sequences:
- a CDS encoding cell division protein FtsQ/DivIB — MISLVYFSQKTHQKKFLKKFNIIIDPLSKNHFVNEEIIKNILFYKTKKIEKEIGQLCILRMEKKLNNYPFIKKSEVFLSVDGTLNIKILQKEPILRIKNVNQEYYLTKDAENLELSSFYSSKVILAKGPFSKEEKKYLTNLVQFINSDELLKNQIISIKKNNKNSFILIPKIGNHHVILGNIKNFKNKLNKLKAFYKQYLNKIDINQYKSIDLQYKDQVVAKKR, encoded by the coding sequence ATGATATCGCTTGTTTATTTTTCTCAAAAAACACATCAAAAAAAATTTTTAAAAAAATTTAATATTATCATTGATCCATTATCAAAAAATCATTTTGTAAATGAAGAAATTATTAAAAATATTCTATTTTATAAAACAAAAAAAATTGAAAAAGAAATCGGTCAATTATGTATATTGAGAATGGAAAAAAAATTAAATAATTACCCTTTTATAAAAAAATCTGAAGTGTTTCTTAGTGTAGATGGGACTCTTAATATTAAAATTTTGCAAAAAGAACCCATATTAAGAATTAAAAATGTAAATCAAGAATATTATCTTACTAAGGATGCGGAAAATTTAGAACTTTCTTCTTTTTATTCCTCAAAAGTCATATTAGCAAAAGGCCCATTTTCAAAAGAAGAAAAAAAATATTTAACAAATCTAGTCCAATTCATAAACTCCGATGAATTATTAAAAAACCAAATTATTAGCATAAAAAAAAATAATAAAAATTCATTTATTTTAATTCCGAAAATCGGAAATCATCATGTTATATTAGGAAATATAAAAAATTTTAAAAATAAATTGAATAAATTAAAAGCATTTTATAAGCAGTACCTAAATAAAATAGATATTAATCAATACAAAAGTATTGATTTGCAATATAAAGACCAAGTAGTCGCAAAAAAAAGATAA
- the ftsA gene encoding cell division protein FtsA produces the protein MEYQDIAIGLDVGTTKIVAMVGRRNEYNKIEILGIGRSKSVGVHRGVVNNITQTIEAIREAVSEAEHSSGLKIKEVIVGIAGQHIRSLQHNDYITRLDFENVISQKDIQKLIDQVHKLVMQPGEEIIHVLPQEYKVDSQAEIVEPIGMYGSRLEANFHVVVGQISSIRNIGICVKAAGLNLAGMTLEPLASAEAVLSPEEREAGVALVDIGGGTTDIAIFKDNIIRHTGVIPFGGDVITENIKTDCLIIERQAELLKIKFGSAWPGENKETEIVCIPGLRGRDPKEISLKHLSQIIHIRVCEILEQVNVEIKNYGNEEQKKRLIAGLVMTGGGSQLQHIRPLTEYITGMDVRIGYSNEHIAGGENGLISNPEYATSIGLVIKGLDDQKKYIYATSDMVHRHDENSESISTKFYNKNRRLNYEEDHRKKKNKTKSKSFLEIWADKFRQILNDTE, from the coding sequence ATGGAATATCAAGATATAGCTATAGGTCTTGATGTGGGGACCACGAAGATTGTAGCTATGGTAGGGAGGAGAAATGAATATAATAAAATTGAGATCCTAGGGATAGGTAGATCTAAAAGTGTAGGTGTACATAGAGGGGTTGTAAATAATATAACTCAAACAATTGAAGCTATTCGTGAAGCAGTATCTGAAGCCGAACATAGTTCTGGTTTGAAAATAAAAGAAGTTATTGTTGGAATAGCAGGACAACATATTAGAAGTCTACAACATAATGATTATATTACTAGATTAGATTTTGAAAATGTCATCAGTCAAAAAGATATACAAAAATTAATAGATCAAGTTCATAAACTGGTTATGCAGCCAGGAGAAGAAATCATTCATGTTCTTCCACAAGAATATAAAGTGGATAGTCAAGCAGAAATTGTAGAACCGATAGGAATGTATGGAAGTCGTTTAGAGGCAAATTTTCATGTAGTAGTAGGACAAATTTCTTCGATACGAAATATTGGAATATGTGTTAAAGCCGCAGGATTGAATTTAGCTGGAATGACCTTAGAACCTTTAGCCTCTGCTGAAGCTGTATTAAGTCCAGAAGAAAGAGAAGCAGGTGTTGCTTTAGTAGATATAGGAGGAGGGACTACGGATATTGCTATATTTAAAGATAACATTATCCGTCATACTGGCGTGATTCCTTTTGGAGGAGATGTCATTACTGAAAATATAAAAACAGATTGTTTAATTATTGAACGGCAAGCAGAATTACTAAAAATCAAATTCGGATCTGCATGGCCAGGAGAAAATAAGGAAACAGAAATTGTTTGTATTCCTGGATTAAGAGGTCGTGACCCTAAAGAAATTTCTTTAAAACACCTTTCCCAAATTATTCATATACGAGTATGTGAAATTTTGGAACAAGTAAATGTAGAAATAAAAAATTATGGAAATGAAGAACAAAAGAAAAGACTTATTGCAGGATTAGTAATGACAGGTGGAGGTTCTCAACTTCAACATATTCGTCCATTAACAGAATATATTACTGGAATGGATGTTCGTATAGGGTATTCTAATGAACACATTGCAGGAGGGGAAAACGGTCTGATAAGTAATCCAGAATATGCCACGTCTATAGGATTAGTAATTAAAGGGCTTGATGATCAAAAAAAATATATTTATGCAACCTCAGATATGGTACATAGACATGATGAAAATTCTGAGTCTATTTCTACAAAATTTTATAATAAAAATCGTAGATTAAATTATGAGGAGGATCATAGAAAGAAAAAAAATAAAACAAAATCAAAATCTTTTCTTGAAATTTGGGCAGATAAGTTCCGTCAAATATTGAATGATACAGAATAA
- the ftsZ gene encoding cell division protein FtsZ — MKKEDFIQKKENPQLEFQKNRSASIKVIGVGGGGSNALSHMFEQGITGVDFIACNTDAQALNNNPVPIKIQLGASITEGLGAGADPEVGEKAALESLEEIKSILDSNTKMTFITAGMGGGTGTGAAPIIAGISKEKGILTVGIVTIPFHFEGKMRLQQAQKGIESLRKNVDSLIVINNDKLRELYGNLGFKAGFAKADEVLTTAAKGIAEVITHHYKQNIDLRDTRTVLKESGTAVMGSAIAVGENRAKEAVVQALDSPLLNDNKITGAKNVLLLIVSGKIEITIDEIGIISDYIQAEAGNNANIIMGLGEDEGLEESISVTIVATGFPTEIQRVINHEEKKIFHSLEEPYEKKLNEMEETHSYSKRIDPFFSKNYSKSTHLEKSFYKNKKNKKDDFSSNQKQNIFDKSINSNFFIEKKHKKYMLENSFDLPISYNENEKILKNRIRKKENNTNQELN; from the coding sequence ATGAAAAAAGAAGATTTTATACAAAAAAAAGAAAACCCTCAATTGGAGTTTCAAAAAAATCGTTCAGCTTCTATTAAAGTAATTGGAGTAGGAGGAGGAGGAAGTAATGCTTTAAGTCATATGTTTGAACAAGGAATTACTGGAGTTGATTTTATAGCGTGTAATACGGATGCACAAGCATTGAATAATAATCCAGTTCCTATAAAAATTCAATTAGGAGCTTCTATTACAGAAGGACTTGGAGCTGGAGCAGATCCAGAAGTAGGAGAAAAAGCTGCATTAGAAAGTTTGGAGGAAATAAAAAGTATTTTAGATTCTAATACTAAAATGACTTTCATTACAGCAGGAATGGGTGGAGGTACAGGAACTGGTGCCGCTCCAATTATTGCAGGAATTTCTAAAGAAAAAGGAATTCTGACTGTAGGAATCGTTACAATTCCATTTCATTTTGAAGGAAAAATGAGATTACAACAAGCTCAAAAAGGAATAGAATCATTAAGAAAAAATGTGGATTCTCTTATTGTTATTAATAATGATAAATTGAGAGAATTATATGGTAATTTAGGATTTAAAGCCGGTTTTGCAAAAGCAGATGAAGTTTTAACTACTGCAGCTAAGGGTATTGCAGAAGTCATTACTCATCATTATAAACAAAATATAGATTTAAGAGATACAAGAACTGTTTTAAAAGAAAGTGGAACGGCTGTTATGGGGTCCGCTATTGCCGTTGGAGAAAACAGAGCGAAGGAAGCAGTAGTTCAAGCTTTAGATTCTCCATTATTAAATGATAATAAAATTACAGGAGCCAAAAATGTTCTTCTTCTTATTGTTTCTGGAAAAATAGAAATTACTATAGATGAAATAGGAATTATCAGTGATTATATTCAAGCTGAAGCAGGAAACAATGCCAATATTATTATGGGGTTAGGAGAAGATGAAGGTTTGGAAGAAAGTATTTCAGTCACTATAGTGGCTACGGGGTTTCCTACGGAAATACAGCGGGTTATTAATCACGAAGAAAAAAAAATTTTTCATAGCTTAGAAGAACCTTATGAAAAAAAATTAAACGAAATGGAAGAAACACATTCTTATTCTAAACGAATTGATCCTTTTTTTTCAAAAAATTATTCCAAATCAACTCATTTAGAAAAATCTTTTTATAAGAATAAAAAAAATAAAAAAGACGATTTTTCATCAAACCAAAAACAAAACATTTTTGATAAGTCTATAAATTCAAATTTTTTTATAGAAAAAAAACATAAAAAATATATGTTAGAAAATAGTTTTGATCTTCCTATTTCATACAATGAAAATGAAAAAATATTAAAAAATCGGATTCGTAAAAAAGAAAATAATACAAATCAAGAATTGAATTGA